The genome window AACGCGATCAAGTATCGCGGCGAAGAGCCGCCGCTCGTCAAGGTCGCGGCCATGGTGCGGGGAAGCGAGGTCGAAATCGCAGTTCAGGACAATGGGCGTGGGATCGATGCGAAGTATTTCTCGAGGATTTTCGAGCCCTTCAAGCGTTTGTCGGGGCCGACGCATCCGGAAGGTGTCGGGCTGGGCTTGGCTATCTGCCAGCGAGTGGTTGAGGCCCACCGGGGTAGGATTTGGGTCGAATCGGAGCAGGGGCGCGGTTCTGTGTTCCGGTTTACGCTTCCCATGGCGGAAGCGAGCGTACGCCCTTCGCTGGGAGTGCACTGCCAATTAGGCTAGCCCCTAGGCGGCCTAGGTAGCTCTCGCGTTTTTCCTGCGCAGAGCAGCTCATCAGGGCAGGGTTTTTCGCTCTGACTTGGGGGCTTTGCTTCAATACTCTATTGCCTCGCCGTTCAATTGTTAGATACCATCCTCTCCCTATCCAGCTCCTGAACGAAAATGGCCGAACCTGCTTTTAATCCCACCAATCTTTTTGACTTGGAGAGCCTCAAATCCCGCCTGATGGGGGATGAAGAGCTTGTCGCGCAAGTGCTTGAAGCCTGCGTCCCGGATATCAACGCAAACTTTAGAGACTTCGCTTTGGCTATCCAATCCGGCGAAGTCGAAACCGCGACGGTTCGCATCCACGCGATGAAAGGGGCCTCTCAAAACGCGGACTTGGTTGCTGTATCCGAGTTGACACAGCAAATAGAGTCTTCGCTCAGAGCGGGAGACACCGAGTTTGCCCGCCAAAGCGTGGACCGGCTGGAGGAACTGGTGGGGCAAACGATCGGCGAGGTGCGGCGCTACCTCAACAACTAGGAGCTGCTCCAGCTCCGGGGTTTAAGGAGTTGATTAGAGCGTCTTAGCGGATAGCTTATGCTCATCCAGCCTATGTTCCGTCCTCGATTTCTCTTTGCCCTCGGTGTCAGTCTAAGCTTGCTCGCCTTCAGTGGTTGCGACTCAACGTCATCGGCCGAACGCAGGGCGGAGCAAGCCCGCAAGGAAGCCGAGCAAGCTCGGATGCGGGCGGCGTTCCTAGGGCGTATCCACGAAGCGGAGTCAAAGGTTTGGCAGGTTTTGCACCCCTTGATCGAGAAAGCGGCGAACTATCGGGCAGAAGAAACGCACGGCTACATTGGGGCCGCGTTTGTCACGGAGGCCTTCTACAGCGAAGCCTTGTTAGTGGAAGCTCGAGCGGAAGGTTTTGGACCTTGGGTTTCGGTGCTCACCGTTTTTCCAGACTCGCCTGCGGAGAGCGCTGGCTTGCGGGCAGGCGATCGTCTGCTCTCCATCAACGGCTCGAAGGTACCGGAAGGGTCGCGTTCCGCCCTTTATGCGGCGCGGCAGGTGAAGCGTCAGCTGGAGCCCGGAGGACCGAACCAATTGCTTGTGCAGCGCGGCGACGAAGTGCTCGAGTTGGAGGTGCAACCTGTGGAAGGCGCATACTATGGGGTGGTCGTAGTGGCCTCCAACGCAGTGGATCTGCAGGTCGATGGGGACGTCATTTGGATTGGCCTCGCTTTAGTGGAGAATCTAAAAAGCGAAAAAGACCTGAGCTATTTGTGCGCCTACGCCCTCGCGAAAAACGTGATGCGGCACTCCAAGCAGAAGGGCAAGAATGCGATGTTGGGTCAGATCCTCGACGTGGCGGCTGCAGCCAGTGGGGTCAATACAGGAGGTCTCTTTGGGGGAATGGGGGGCAACGCCTATTCGCACGCCTTCGAGGTGGAGGCAGATTTGATTGCTCTGTACTTGCTCGCTTCGGCTGGGTATGAGTTTTCCGAGTATCCAGATTTTTGGGACCGCGCTTTGCGCAGCCGCGATCGAAATGGCGAGCTTACTGCTAAAGAAAGCGAACGCATTGAAACAGCGAGCAAGGTCGTCGCGTCTATTCGAGAGAAGATCGAGGCCGAGGAAGCGATTTTTCCGGAGGAGTACTTGCAGGGAGACGTCAGCGAAATCGAATAGGGACCCTTGCCCTCTCAGCCTTCGCTCTTCGGAGGCAAGCTTTTGAGGAGCGTGCGATGCAGCTCCCTCGCGCTGCTGTCTAGGGGAAGTCGAGACGTGTACTCGACGAAATTCCTCGCCTCTTCCCAGCGGGATCTCGCGACGAGGTATTGAGCGATATACAGGGCGATCCATTCGTCGTAGGGATAAATTTGATGTCCTTGTACCAGGACGCTGACTTGCTCCGGTGGGGGTTCGCTTGCGGAGGAGAGGATCACCTCGCCGAACCGCTTGAAGAGCTCTTGAGAGAAGTCTCCTCCCAATTCTCGGGAACGGTTCAGAGCATGTAGCAGCTCTCCGGTTTCTGCTTCGTTTATGGATTCCGAGTAAAAGGCGTAGTTCGGAATGTGCTCCCTAAGCAAGCTCGTCGCGTAGTTGAGATAGAGATACGGGGACTCTCCTCCTAGGTCGATGGCTCGCTTGAGGTCGGCGGTTGCGTCGCTCCAGCGGCCTTGAGCCATGGATTGGTAACCGAGAAAGGAGGCAGCCAGGGTTGATTGCTCGAGAGCTTCGGAAGCTCGGGCGAGGTAAGGATACGCTTCTTGAGCGTCGCGGGTCACGAGGAGGAGGGATCCGTAGAGCAGCTGGATTTCCCCTTGGCTCAGAGGGACGAGCGCGGCGTCCTCGACGGATGGATTTGCGGGAAGGCCGTACACCAGCTGGGTGAACTTTCCGTTTTTGCAATAGTTGGCGAGCATCTGCTCGAGCTGGGCGTAGTTGACTCCTAGGAGTTCCATCAAGTCCTCTTCGTAGATGGGAGTCCCGTTTTTTGCCCGGTTGAAGAGTTTGCGGAATGCGTTCTCAGGCAGCTTGTTTTCGCCGTACATGAGAAAGTGGGTGAGGGCCCAGGATTGGGCGTAGAAGACGCTCGTTTCCTGAGAGCCCGAACCGTATTCGTGAGAACTGTGCTGGATGCGGAAGAACCGTTTGAGCGGTATCGGTTCATGCCTTTGTAGCGCGTAGATGCTGCTTGGAATGGTGCTTCCTACGACAACCTTGTTGTCCTTTTTTCGGACAACGGTTGAGAAGAGTTCCGCGAATCCTTCGTCCAGCCACGGCGGTAGTTTCAATCCGGGTTGGTGCAGCAAGTGATGGACGTATTCATGGAACGCTGTCGACCGGATTTGCTCGGTTTCTCCTTCACCTACTATGATTAGACTAGGGCCTTCGTAGTTATGTTTTAGATACAGTCCGACGATGCTGTTGTTCGGTTTTCCATCGTAGAGAGGGGCTACTTGCGAAAAGGATTTTCGGCTTTTGAATATGTAGACGTTCAGGGGCATTGCTCCCTCCTGCACAAGTCCTGGAAAGAGAAGGTCCAATGTGCCGCGAGCGTCCGATAGTTCTGCCAGCAGCTTGCGAGTTCTGTTTTCGCTCGATTCGCTGTAGACGCGCATCCCCTCTATTTCAGTTTTCCACCATTTGGATTTGGCTGCAAGGTTCGGGCAGAGGAATCCGAGGGCTAGCGAGAGCAGAAGGAATCGAGTAAACATGCCTTGCTCTCCAGCAGATTATGGACCACTCGATCCATAGAGTGGAAGGGGGGCGGTAACGCGCGCGGAGCGGCCGTTCCACCTCGGCTGAGTGTGGAGGGAACGGCGACGCCTTATGCTTTCGCCTTGCGGGCGGCGCGGCGGATTTTTGCGGCCTCGTGGATAACGATGACGGCGCCGCTGACGCAGAGGGTGGCTGCGAAGTAGAAGGTCAAGGGGGGAGTGTCGCTAAAGATGAGCCAACCGAGGATGCCGGCGGAAACGAATTGGTGTAGGTTCACTACCGCAAAGGTTTGGGCGGTGAAGTAGCGTAAGCTGTTGTTCAGGGTGACGTGTCCGAGGATGGTGGGGAGTATAGCCATGGCCAGCATCCACCCGGCCTCTTCCCAGGATCCGAGGCTGATGGAATCAAGCGTGAGCAAGGAGAAGAGAAAGCTCAGAGCCGTCGCCACAACATAGATGGGTACCATGTAGAGCCAGATCGAAGGGAAGTCTTTGTTGATTCTGCCGAAGGCGAGGTAGGCCGCGAAGGTTATCATGGAGCCGAAGCAGACGAAGTTGCCCAGCAAGTAGTCGGGATTTATGCTGAAGGCATTCGCCGAAAGCACGGCCACTCCTGCGAGAGCGACCAGCGTACCCAGTATTTCGCGACGGGTGACCTTTTCCTTGATTAGGAAGAAGGCGAGGAACGGCATGACGGCGGGCGTGAGGTTGATGATCAAAGTCGCGTTGGCGATGTAGGTCATGCGGGCGCCCAGGGCCCAGGAGATGAGGTGGACGGAAAGCAGGGCGGCGGGTATCAGGCAGCGGCGAAACATGCGAAGCTGCACCCTTTCTCGATGGGTGTGCCAGCTTTTCAGGAAAATGGGAAGCAGCAGCAGGGAAGCGAACAGGAGCCGGTAGCTTCCTACCAAGGCAGGCGGAAGGCTGCTGGACCGGATCAGGATGACCGAGGTCGAGCAGAAGAAAACGCCGGAAAGAAGGAGAAGGAAGCGCAGCATGGAGGGCTAGTATCTCCCATGATGCGCGGTTGCTGTCACGAAGAGAATTCGCTAGGTGGGGGTAGACGTTTCGGAGAGCAGGTGCCGGCAATCGCTTTTTGCGTTCGAGAATTCATCGTAATTGCGAAAGAGGCAAAAAGAGCCCCGCTCGC of Pelagicoccus enzymogenes contains these proteins:
- a CDS encoding Hpt domain-containing protein; the encoded protein is MAEPAFNPTNLFDLESLKSRLMGDEELVAQVLEACVPDINANFRDFALAIQSGEVETATVRIHAMKGASQNADLVAVSELTQQIESSLRAGDTEFARQSVDRLEELVGQTIGEVRRYLNN
- a CDS encoding DMT family transporter, which codes for MLRFLLLLSGVFFCSTSVILIRSSSLPPALVGSYRLLFASLLLLPIFLKSWHTHRERVQLRMFRRCLIPAALLSVHLISWALGARMTYIANATLIINLTPAVMPFLAFFLIKEKVTRREILGTLVALAGVAVLSANAFSINPDYLLGNFVCFGSMITFAAYLAFGRINKDFPSIWLYMVPIYVVATALSFLFSLLTLDSISLGSWEEAGWMLAMAILPTILGHVTLNNSLRYFTAQTFAVVNLHQFVSAGILGWLIFSDTPPLTFYFAATLCVSGAVIVIHEAAKIRRAARKAKA
- a CDS encoding M48 family metallopeptidase, whose translation is MLIQPMFRPRFLFALGVSLSLLAFSGCDSTSSAERRAEQARKEAEQARMRAAFLGRIHEAESKVWQVLHPLIEKAANYRAEETHGYIGAAFVTEAFYSEALLVEARAEGFGPWVSVLTVFPDSPAESAGLRAGDRLLSINGSKVPEGSRSALYAARQVKRQLEPGGPNQLLVQRGDEVLELEVQPVEGAYYGVVVVASNAVDLQVDGDVIWIGLALVENLKSEKDLSYLCAYALAKNVMRHSKQKGKNAMLGQILDVAAAASGVNTGGLFGGMGGNAYSHAFEVEADLIALYLLASAGYEFSEYPDFWDRALRSRDRNGELTAKESERIETASKVVASIREKIEAEEAIFPEEYLQGDVSEIE